Proteins encoded together in one Bactrocera neohumeralis isolate Rockhampton unplaced genomic scaffold, APGP_CSIRO_Bneo_wtdbg2-racon-allhic-juicebox.fasta_v2 cluster11, whole genome shotgun sequence window:
- the LOC126766066 gene encoding jerky protein homolog-like, with amino-acid sequence MDFEDWGFVGLLVGMVGIAKVLHCTIKENCLDFNASDGWLQNQREIWRSVAPSFWEKTIFTAPVGRSIQKSSKDENGRAWFNPGASLQRRRIRFILETFTTKTYVSSLEKTAPGAKMEKQRITFLCCSNAEGSHQLKLLVIGKARNPRCFKGFDCPVHYRHSKSAWMTAAIFKDWFHRSFIPEVTKFFTKKGLRVKAVLLIDNAPSHSPENELKSEDGSILAMFMPPNVTPLIIQPMDQNAIRITKLYYRNSLLASVAATRCDLLESMKQISLKDAIITLESAWNKEDEAVLSKCWNNVLSMLENQEDPEDEIPLNILRRNLNMNVGYLEQSAANFLQNLRPEIGISACGVREWNEDAIEFNENEIQEISDEDDYTVESQKTITAREAIDIFNNALEWPESEMVEQRELNVLNNLREKAIFKVVEQKKQQKRITDFFPK; translated from the exons ATGGATTTTGAGGACTGGGGTTTTGTGGGTCTGCTTGTTGGTATGGTTGGGATT GCGAAGGTGCTTCATTgtacaattaaagaaaattgccTTGATTTCAATGCCAGTGATGGCTGGCTCCAAAATCAAAGAGAGATATGGCGTTCGGTTGCTCCAAGTTTCTGGGAAAAAACTATCTTCACAGCCCCAGTTGGTCGATCCATTCAAAAAAGCTCTAAAGACGAAAATGGAAGAGCTTGGTTTAACCCGGGAGCAAGTTTACAACGCCGACGAATCCGGTTTATTTTGGAAACTTTTACCACAAAGACGTATGTATCATCATTAGAAAAAACAGCCCCAGGAGCAAAGATGGAAAAGCAAAGAATAACATTCTTGTGCTGTTCAAATGCGGAAGGATCACATCAACTCAAGCTCCTTGTGATAGGCAAGGCCAGAAACCCCCGTTGTTTTAAGGGGTTTGACTGCCCTGTTCATTATCGACATTCAAAGTCCGCTTGGATGACTGCCGCTATCTTCAAAGATTGGTTCCATCGTTCATTCATACCTGAG GTaacgaaatttttcacaaaaaaaggtCTACGAGTTAAGGCTGTCCTTTTAATTGATAACGCTCCATCGCATTCACCTGAGAATGAACTTAAAAGTGAAGACGGCTCTATTTTAGCAATGTTTATGCCACCCAACGTCACCCCCCTTATTATACAACCCATGGACCAAAATGCAATCAGGATTACAAAACTTTATTACAGAAACAGTCTTTTGGCTTCCGTTGCTGCAACAAGATGTGACTTGCTAGAGTCTATGAAGCAAATTTCACTTAAGGACGCTATTATTACCCTTGAATCTGCATGGAATAAAGAGGATGAGGCTGTGCTATCAAAATGCTGGAACAATGTTTTGAGTATGCTTGAAAATCAAGAAGATCCTGAAGATGAAATTCCTTTGAATATCCTTCGAAGGAACTTGAATATGAATGTGGGATACTTGGAGCAGAGCGCAgccaattttttacaaaacttgagACCTGAG ATTGGAATCTCTGCTTGCGGCGTTAGAGAATGGAACGAGGATGCTattgaattcaatgaaaatgaaatacaagAAATATCCGACGAAGATGACTATACTGTAGAGTCGCAAAAGACGATTACAGCAAGAGAAGCTATTGACATATTTAATAATGCTTTGGAATGGCCTGAAAGTGAAATGGTTGAACAAAGGgaattaaatgtattaaataacCTAAGggaaaaagcaatttttaaggTGGTTGAACAAAAGAAACAGCAAAAGAGGATTaccgatttttttccaaaatga